In the genome of Nitrospiria bacterium, one region contains:
- the rpsT gene encoding 30S ribosomal protein S20 gives MADHASAIKQARKSKKRHTRNQLVVSSLRTLVKKMNAAMAAKKLDEAKALLLKATSAFDRAVTKGVLHRNTASRKISRLTSKVKKGLPTQKSA, from the coding sequence ATGGCTGATCACGCGTCCGCGATCAAACAAGCACGAAAGTCGAAAAAACGCCACACCCGGAACCAGCTTGTGGTATCCTCGCTGAGAACGCTCGTCAAGAAGATGAACGCCGCGATGGCGGCTAAAAAACTGGACGAGGCGAAGGCCCTTTTGCTCAAGGCCACCTCGGCCTTCGACCGGGCCGTCACGAAAGGCGTCCTGCACCGGAACACCGCTTCCCGCAAGATCTCCCGCCTGACATCAAAGGTAAAGAAGGGGTTGCCGACCCAGAAATCGGCGTAG
- the holA gene encoding DNA polymerase III subunit delta, with amino-acid sequence MPSRPGVFSYHDFLHTLERGTVSPVYLFTGEEEFLIQAAMDRLLRAVVDPATKDFNYTVLDGESSSADAILTAVESLPAFAQRRLVLLKNADQLPAAEANRLVAYIKNPSPTTCFVCIAPKFDARRSFFQALKAQAAVMDARPLTDAQVTAWLKAQAKSLGRVISEDAVLFLKERVGRDLFPLQNELTKAVLGSDQQETIELEDVQRACSASGGASVYDLLGALSRRHLASSLRTLTRLLEEGEPPLKILSTVGYRFRLVWKVKRAMQAGHSDAALMRMFGLGQWAAGPVIASAQAYAEKDLRWAFQRFLETDAGLKGGALSPKLLLELLVFDLCSGKQKGLRRFLGRQPLLYL; translated from the coding sequence ATGCCCTCCCGTCCCGGGGTGTTTAGCTATCATGACTTCCTTCACACGCTGGAACGCGGAACCGTCTCCCCGGTTTATCTCTTCACCGGGGAGGAGGAATTCCTGATCCAGGCCGCCATGGACCGGCTGCTTCGCGCCGTCGTCGATCCCGCGACGAAAGACTTTAATTACACCGTTCTGGACGGCGAATCGTCCTCCGCTGACGCCATCCTGACGGCCGTTGAGAGCCTCCCGGCCTTCGCCCAGCGGCGACTGGTCCTGCTCAAGAACGCCGATCAGCTCCCGGCCGCCGAGGCCAACCGCCTCGTGGCCTATATCAAGAATCCTTCCCCGACCACCTGCTTCGTCTGCATCGCCCCGAAGTTCGATGCGCGGCGGTCGTTTTTTCAGGCGTTGAAAGCCCAGGCCGCCGTCATGGACGCCAGGCCCCTCACCGATGCGCAGGTCACGGCCTGGCTCAAGGCCCAGGCCAAATCCCTGGGCCGCGTCATTTCGGAGGACGCCGTGCTTTTCTTGAAGGAGCGGGTCGGACGCGATCTTTTTCCGCTTCAGAATGAACTGACGAAGGCCGTCCTCGGCAGCGACCAACAAGAGACGATCGAACTGGAGGACGTGCAGCGGGCCTGCAGCGCCTCGGGCGGGGCCTCGGTGTACGACCTGCTGGGCGCCCTGTCTCGGCGCCACCTGGCATCCTCCCTTCGGACGCTGACGCGCTTGCTGGAGGAAGGCGAACCGCCGCTGAAAATCCTGTCGACGGTCGGCTACCGGTTTCGGCTGGTCTGGAAAGTGAAACGCGCGATGCAGGCCGGGCATTCCGATGCGGCCCTGATGCGGATGTTCGGACTGGGTCAATGGGCCGCCGGGCCCGTGATCGCCTCGGCCCAGGCCTATGCGGAAAAAGACCTTCGCTGGGCCTTTCAGCGTTTCCTCGAAACGGACGCCGGGCTCAAAGGGGGCGCCCTTTCCCCCAAACTGCTCTTAGAGCTTCTGGTGTTCGACCTGTGCTCCGGAAAGCAGAAAGGGCTACGCCGATTTCTGGGTCGGCAACCCCTTCTTTACCTTTGA
- a CDS encoding LptE family protein translates to MKIHGLVKQSNGGAARRGRPQPERAHRPAPTFLLGALILSLLPAGCGYHLSGSNRLPPDIQTIAVPVFHNNTFESTLEQTLTAAVKQEFLTNSRLKVVNDPDEADLVVKGTIVSYGLTPLSFDRTRSVVLEYRVIIRAAVAVEAPRTKKVLWNDAGMEAVAEYLVNPDTAANQVAEDHAVAEASKQFAENVVHRVLEGF, encoded by the coding sequence CGGTGGGGCGGCCCGGAGAGGCCGCCCGCAACCAGAGCGGGCGCACAGGCCCGCCCCGACATTTCTACTGGGCGCCTTGATCCTTTCCCTCCTTCCCGCCGGCTGCGGCTACCATCTTTCCGGCAGCAACCGGCTTCCGCCCGATATCCAGACGATCGCCGTTCCGGTTTTTCACAACAACACCTTCGAGTCCACGCTGGAGCAAACCTTGACCGCGGCCGTCAAACAGGAGTTTTTGACGAACAGCCGCTTGAAGGTCGTGAACGATCCGGATGAGGCCGATCTCGTGGTGAAGGGAACGATCGTCTCCTACGGACTCACGCCCCTGTCCTTCGACCGCACCCGGAGCGTGGTGCTGGAGTACCGGGTCATTATCCGGGCCGCGGTCGCGGTCGAGGCCCCCCGCACGAAGAAGGTCCTCTGGAATGACGCCGGAATGGAGGCGGTCGCGGAATACCTCGTCAACCCCGACACGGCCGCGAACCAGGTGGCGGAGGACCACGCGGTCGCGGAGGCCAGCAAGCAATTTGCCGAAAACGTCGTCCACCGTGTTCTGGAGGGGTTTTGA